The Vibrio coralliirubri DNA window CTCATAGTGTTGGTTCAATAGAGCACTGTTGCTGCCCACTTTGAACAGTATGTACGTTTCTCCGTCGACCTCGAACCAATTGAACGTTCCATGCTGGTTATACGTGGTCATTGTTTTGTTTATCTTCATGAGATATACATCAGCAGTGCAAGACATGCAGACGTACATAAGCCAAAGAAAGAAAAGAAAAACCACGAGCCTAATACTGTTTTTTCTTTTCCTACCTCTTCATTACTTTGCTGCCAACCAAGTTCACGAACCTGAGCCTTGGTAAGGTTTAAGTCTAGTTTCTCTATGTATCTGTTGAGTTCGTCATTGTGTACTGAGCTAATCATGTTCTATCTCCTCTAACTATTTGATTGGTATTTTAGGGGAGCTCATCGTTTGGTTAAATTAGATATTTTTCAACAGGCGTTAAGGTAAATAGAACATGATGAATAGCAAAGAACCTCCGTGGTGGAGGTTTGGTTGAAAGTGTTTTAGTTGTTGGTTCTCGAGATGTATTTGTTGTTAGTAATGCACGCTCTAATACCCAGTCAACTCCATATAGCCAGATCCGGAATGAGAACCTTTAATCATGATTGGCCCCTCCCAATAAGGAACAGACAGCGGCATTTTGGCATTTGGATTGAGTGCCGAGACAGTCAGTTCGATTTGTTGAGTTGGAATCGAAACTTGCCACTCTGTTGGGTAGTCACGCCCGTCGATTTTAGTTTGCTTGATGGCGGTTAAGCTGATGTCTTGCTGCTTAATCGTGATGCCGGAGCCATCTTGATTCATCAACCTCGCATGGGAATAACTGGCTTTGCCTGATGTTGAGTTTCGAAGTTGAAACACCACTAAACTGGTTTCATCACTTAGCCTTAGTGCAAACCAGTCCCAGCCTTGTTGCGAGTCGAGTAAAAACTGCGAACTCCATTCTCTGTCTATCCAACCTTTACCGGAAACCTGATGCGTCACGCCATCAATAGTTACCTCACCCGATACATTAATGAATGGCTGGCTGTAGTAATAGGAAGCCACTTTGCCATCGCTACTTTTAATGCTGTAGCCTTGTTCGCCTTGCTTTTGATAAGGCGCGTTGTTGGTTAACTTAAGCGAGTATCCAAATCGATCCGAGTTAGCGACCAGTGTGGCTGGGAACAGGTCATCGGTCGTCGACGTCCATTGCCAATCATCGAGATAAACACGAAACGGCGAATCGCTAACACCCGCAAGTTCAGCTTGATCGCGAGACCACTTTTCATCGGCGTAGTGCTTATCTTTCGTGGTGACGGCACTGTGCGCCATGTAGATTTGCTGGCTTTGCCACGTGGTTTTCTTAGCGCCATTGCCACTTTCTTGTGGTGCAGTCGCGAAGCGGAACTGTGTCCATTGCACGCCTAACGCATTGCCTTTTTCATCAATTAAGTTTGCGGTTAAATACCACCACTCATGACGAAAATCAGGGTGTGCTTGATGGTCGGAGGGGAAGGCGATCTCCACGCCTTTTACTACCGACGTGAATTGCTCAGCCTCTTTTTGTGTTTCATCGTTGGTTTGTGTTTCTGCGCCAAGTATCGAACCCATATTTTGAGCTGATGGTTGAGTGGACTCCTCGCATCCTAAAAGAAACAAGACGGCAAGCGTGAGAACGAAAACGCTTATTGCTCGATTCATCACAACACCTCACATTGCAAACTGGATACCACGGGTTTACTGACCAAACGCCACAGTGGAATCAAGGTCGCAAACACAGCCACTAGAATGGTGATGGCTGCGATGCTGAGTGCATCACTCCAATTCCACACATAATTTAAGCTCCAACCAAAGGCGCGTAGGGTAACGATGTCCGTCAACACATAACCGACCATAGCGCCGAGTGGTAAGGCGATAACCAGAGTGAAGGCGACCAGAACAACGATTTGCCCGACCACCATTGCCATCAATTTTCGCTGACTAACACCGAGCGCATACAACCTTGCAATAGCGGCTTTGCGTGCGTCGAGCAACATGAAACAGGCGCAGAACAACCCAATCACCGCCACCATTAAAGTGACGCCATTAAGCGCCCGCGTGATGGCAAAGGTTTGTGAGAAGATATCTAAAGCGATCGATTTGATCTGTGCTTGATCGTAAAGCTGACTTGGGTGCAGATTAAGTTGTTGGCGTAGCTGTTCGTACACCACTTGTGGGTCGCCAGAGACTTTGATTCCTAAGCTGGTGGGTAAGTCAGTAAATCCGCTTTCGAGCCATAGATTAGGCGCAATTAACACTTCGCCATTCGGTGAACCATAATCGTGGAAAATCGCCCCGACGATGAGTGTTTTGTCTTGGAGCGCGTCGAGCCTGAGTTGGCTTCCAAGGGGCAAGCCGAGCTTCACCGCCGTAGGTTCGCTGATCGCCACGAATTCACCTTGGTAAAAGCGCGTCCAGAAATCATCAAGGTGGGATTG harbors:
- a CDS encoding lipocalin-like domain-containing protein; translation: MNRAISVFVLTLAVLFLLGCEESTQPSAQNMGSILGAETQTNDETQKEAEQFTSVVKGVEIAFPSDHQAHPDFRHEWWYLTANLIDEKGNALGVQWTQFRFATAPQESGNGAKKTTWQSQQIYMAHSAVTTKDKHYADEKWSRDQAELAGVSDSPFRVYLDDWQWTSTTDDLFPATLVANSDRFGYSLKLTNNAPYQKQGEQGYSIKSSDGKVASYYYSQPFINVSGEVTIDGVTHQVSGKGWIDREWSSQFLLDSQQGWDWFALRLSDETSLVVFQLRNSTSGKASYSHARLMNQDGSGITIKQQDISLTAIKQTKIDGRDYPTEWQVSIPTQQIELTVSALNPNAKMPLSVPYWEGPIMIKGSHSGSGYMELTGY